The following coding sequences lie in one Sedimentibacter sp. MB35-C1 genomic window:
- the hfq gene encoding RNA chaperone Hfq: MNTINLQDSFLNNVRKEKITITIFLNNGYKLIGTVIGFDNYVVFVETEKGQQLVYKHSITSILPFKKVRLFSNETIEE, from the coding sequence ATGAACACTATTAATTTACAGGATTCGTTTTTAAACAATGTGAGAAAAGAAAAAATAACCATTACAATTTTTTTAAACAACGGATATAAACTTATCGGAACAGTTATAGGCTTTGACAATTATGTTGTATTTGTTGAGACTGAAAAAGGACAGCAGCTTGTTTATAAGCATTCAATAACATCTATACTGCCTTTTAAAAAGGTTAGATTATTTAGTAATGAGACAATAGAGGAGTAA
- the miaA gene encoding tRNA (adenosine(37)-N6)-dimethylallyltransferase MiaA, translating into MDNKIIVIVGPTAVGKTYVSIELAKRLDAEIVSADSMQIYKGMDIGTAKINVSEMQGIKHHMIDIVTPDVNYSVSDFKTDSEKIIDEMHLNSKMPIIVGGSGLYVNSLIYDLDFGNAKSNKKLRDYYNYYHMEHGQEALYEKLQKIDPEAAAKIHKNNVKRVIRALEVYDLTGTKFSELNTDIRKPSSKYECILVGLSMDRKILYDRINHRVDKMIAQGLIDEVIDLLSKGYHKNLVSMRGIGYKEIIDYLDGNSNLDEALNILKRNTRRFAKRQYTWFLRDSNVKWFDIADADEIDMTINDIFEHIKPLILGG; encoded by the coding sequence ATGGATAATAAAATAATAGTTATTGTAGGACCTACTGCTGTAGGGAAAACATATGTATCTATTGAACTGGCAAAAAGATTAGATGCTGAAATAGTATCCGCCGATTCAATGCAGATTTACAAAGGAATGGACATAGGTACAGCTAAAATCAATGTGAGTGAGATGCAGGGAATAAAACATCACATGATTGACATTGTGACACCTGATGTAAACTATTCAGTATCTGATTTTAAAACGGATTCAGAAAAAATAATCGATGAGATGCATTTAAACAGCAAGATGCCTATCATAGTAGGCGGAAGCGGATTGTATGTTAATTCTCTTATATATGACTTGGATTTCGGAAATGCAAAATCTAATAAGAAATTGAGAGATTACTATAACTATTATCACATGGAGCATGGACAGGAAGCCCTATATGAAAAGCTTCAGAAAATTGATCCGGAGGCAGCAGCAAAAATACATAAAAATAATGTAAAAAGGGTTATAAGAGCTCTAGAAGTCTATGATTTAACTGGTACTAAATTCTCAGAACTTAATACTGATATAAGAAAACCCAGCAGCAAGTATGAATGTATTCTTGTTGGACTGAGTATGGATAGAAAAATTCTGTATGATAGAATAAATCATCGTGTAGATAAAATGATTGCACAAGGATTAATTGATGAGGTTATAGATTTGCTGAGCAAGGGATACCATAAAAACCTAGTATCCATGCGGGGAATAGGATATAAGGAAATAATAGACTATCTTGACGGAAATTCAAATTTAGATGAAGCGTTAAATATACTTAAACGAAACACCAGAAGGTTTGCTAAAAGGCAATACACCTGGTTTTTAAGAGACAGCAATGTAAAATGGTTTGACATTGCCGATGCTGATGAAATAGACATGACTATAAATGATATTTTTGAACATATAAAACCTTTAATATTAGGAGGATAA
- a CDS encoding ankyrin repeat domain-containing protein gives MFKKSLIIVSSLLIFVVLFGCSTKGKNDNAQPDELQKVATTENDSAKYTVDELSNAILSNDTEKVSKIIQSKTVDINQKNSDGKYPIEIVFVMNNCEMAEKLLDAGANPQVVTSNGETVYDIAVNKGNKTLKAIFEKYK, from the coding sequence GTGTTTAAGAAAAGTTTAATAATCGTATCGTCACTCTTAATATTTGTAGTTTTGTTTGGTTGCTCTACAAAGGGAAAAAATGATAATGCACAACCTGATGAACTGCAAAAAGTTGCAACAACAGAAAATGATAGTGCTAAATATACTGTTGATGAATTATCAAATGCAATATTATCAAATGATACGGAAAAAGTCAGTAAGATTATTCAAAGCAAAACTGTTGATATTAATCAAAAAAATTCTGATGGTAAATATCCAATAGAAATAGTGTTTGTTATGAATAACTGTGAAATGGCTGAAAAGCTATTAGATGCAGGTGCAAACCCGCAAGTTGTTACATCAAACGGTGAAACGGTATATGACATAGCAGTGAATAAGGGCAATAAGACATTAAAGGCAATATTTGAAAAATATAAATAG
- a CDS encoding LysM peptidoglycan-binding domain-containing protein, giving the protein MIILNKYKVTDIKKFKRFMFISILFISILVFASCATLNAYSKDIPQYDYIEITNGDTLWSIASNYADNKEIRQVIYEISKVNNIENASIYPGDIIKIPLSR; this is encoded by the coding sequence ATGATAATATTAAATAAATACAAGGTAACCGATATAAAAAAATTCAAAAGATTTATGTTCATATCAATATTATTTATAAGCATCTTAGTTTTTGCATCATGCGCTACGTTAAATGCATATTCAAAAGATATACCTCAATATGATTACATAGAGATTACAAATGGAGATACACTTTGGTCCATAGCATCTAATTACGCCGATAATAAAGAAATAAGGCAGGTTATTTATGAAATATCAAAAGTTAATAATATTGAAAATGCCTCCATATATCCCGGCGACATAATAAAAATCCCTCTAAGCAGGTAA
- a CDS encoding ASKHA domain-containing protein → MIYNIKNKTKKILISKLLQQNNINFPLPCGGNHTCGKCKIKVNGELSSISDSERKLLTKEEVETGIRLACMTTAYSDIEVDIDDLKSFKILDYGIADNFIADSFLSNSEYGLAIDIGTTTVVACLLKGSKNEFLSVKSELNMQSIYGADVISRITYLINHSNLEVTQTIVSQINKMIETLTKENSIGTKDIKYVTITGNTAMMHFFTGMNPKGIAYYPFTPESLFGDYIDNDFGLNLPNECKIYIPYCISAYIGADLMCCILSSNVIDHMDTYFIVDIGTNGEMALYRDGTISCCSTAAGPAFEGANIKFGMTASDGAIFKVYYERRYDSIQFETINNVQAEGICGSGIVDALAVFLDLNIIDYTGRILADGHRFTKNIIYNNDEICFKFDDADVYITQNDVRQMQLAKGAIAAGIETLLFENNVKENDVKRFFICGGFGTYLDLNSSVKIGLLPKRVIDRAMLLGNGALAGAARIILDKSSIEKINFIKNMCSHIELSSNEAFMNKYINHMNFHQW, encoded by the coding sequence ATGATTTATAATATTAAAAATAAAACTAAAAAAATATTAATCTCTAAATTATTACAGCAGAATAATATTAACTTTCCTCTACCCTGCGGCGGTAATCATACCTGCGGTAAATGTAAGATTAAGGTTAATGGTGAGCTCTCCTCTATTTCTGATTCTGAAAGAAAACTTTTAACTAAAGAAGAAGTTGAAACCGGAATAAGATTAGCCTGTATGACAACTGCCTATTCTGATATTGAAGTTGATATTGATGATTTGAAATCCTTTAAGATTTTAGATTATGGAATTGCGGATAACTTTATAGCTGATTCTTTTCTTTCAAATTCAGAATATGGTCTAGCAATAGATATAGGAACAACCACTGTAGTTGCCTGCTTGTTAAAAGGAAGTAAAAATGAATTTCTTTCTGTAAAAAGTGAATTAAATATGCAGAGTATCTATGGTGCAGACGTTATTTCCAGGATAACATATTTAATCAACCATTCTAATTTAGAAGTAACTCAAACTATAGTATCGCAAATCAATAAAATGATTGAAACATTAACAAAAGAAAATAGCATTGGAACTAAGGATATAAAGTACGTTACAATAACGGGGAATACTGCTATGATGCATTTTTTTACAGGCATGAACCCTAAGGGTATTGCTTATTATCCTTTTACCCCTGAAAGTTTATTTGGAGATTACATAGATAATGATTTCGGACTTAATTTGCCGAATGAATGTAAAATTTATATACCGTACTGCATTAGTGCGTATATTGGCGCGGATTTAATGTGTTGTATTCTTTCAAGCAATGTTATTGACCATATGGATACTTACTTTATTGTAGATATAGGGACAAACGGTGAAATGGCGCTTTATAGAGATGGGACAATCAGTTGCTGCTCAACTGCCGCCGGTCCTGCTTTTGAAGGTGCAAATATTAAATTCGGTATGACAGCTTCAGATGGTGCTATATTTAAGGTATATTATGAACGGCGTTATGATTCAATACAGTTTGAAACAATTAATAATGTTCAGGCAGAAGGAATCTGCGGTTCAGGCATAGTAGATGCGTTGGCTGTTTTTTTAGATTTAAATATAATTGACTATACCGGAAGAATTTTAGCTGACGGCCACAGATTTACAAAAAATATTATTTATAATAATGATGAGATTTGTTTTAAATTTGATGATGCTGATGTTTATATAACTCAGAATGACGTAAGGCAGATGCAGCTGGCAAAAGGTGCCATAGCGGCGGGCATTGAAACTTTACTTTTTGAGAATAATGTTAAAGAAAATGATGTTAAAAGATTTTTCATTTGTGGAGGATTCGGAACATATTTAGACTTAAATTCTTCTGTAAAAATAGGGCTTTTGCCAAAACGTGTTATTGACAGAGCTATGTTATTGGGAAATGGGGCCTTAGCAGGGGCTGCACGCATAATTCTGGACAAAAGCAGCATTGAGAAAATCAACTTTATTAAAAACATGTGCAGTCATATTGAGTTGTCGTCAAATGAAGCTTTTATGAATAAATATATAAATCATATGAATTTTCATCAGTGGTAA
- a CDS encoding methionine gamma-lyase family protein, with protein MLTENILCKQFGVSKPVFDYVEKIEQVVKKQYFEKIEQTREYNQYKVISAMQEHKLDYTNFYWNTGYGYDDPGREKAEKIFASVFNTEDALVRPSIASGTHALYLTLSSLLGFGDEVIAISGRPYDTMLTVLGEEGNEPCNLKEAGVIYKEVPLYNNDIDWEGTLKEISLKTKLLMIQRSTGYSFRPALSLEKIKNAIEQIRNVYPDILIMVDNCYGEFIDKIEPSDIGADVVVGSLIKNPGGGIALSGGYVVGKKTVIDRIANRLTAPGVGREIGLTYGTTRNTLQGLFFAPHIVSEALKGAVLFGELFSSLGFEVTPSRDDSRSDIIQAIKFNNEDMVVKICEAIQAASPVDSHVSPVPWDMPGYTNKVIMASGAFVSGSSIELSADAPIRPPYIVYIQGGLFYDHAKLGAMICLQKLMEYEDIKEKITANL; from the coding sequence ATGTTGACAGAAAATATATTATGTAAACAATTTGGCGTAAGCAAACCTGTTTTTGACTATGTTGAGAAAATTGAACAAGTAGTTAAAAAACAATATTTTGAAAAAATTGAACAAACAAGAGAATACAACCAGTACAAAGTAATCAGCGCAATGCAGGAGCATAAGCTTGACTACACTAACTTCTATTGGAATACAGGCTATGGTTATGATGACCCGGGCAGGGAAAAGGCAGAAAAAATATTTGCATCTGTTTTTAACACAGAAGATGCGCTGGTAAGGCCGTCAATTGCATCCGGAACCCATGCTTTGTATCTGACACTTTCGTCATTGCTGGGCTTTGGAGACGAAGTAATAGCAATATCAGGGCGCCCATATGACACAATGCTTACAGTGCTTGGAGAAGAAGGAAACGAGCCTTGTAATTTGAAGGAGGCAGGTGTTATCTATAAAGAAGTTCCTCTCTATAACAATGATATAGATTGGGAAGGTACACTAAAAGAAATAAGCCTGAAAACAAAACTTTTAATGATTCAAAGATCAACAGGATACAGTTTTAGACCGGCTCTTTCACTGGAAAAGATTAAAAATGCCATAGAACAAATAAGAAATGTTTATCCAGATATTTTAATTATGGTAGATAACTGCTATGGTGAATTTATTGACAAAATTGAACCGTCAGATATTGGTGCAGACGTAGTAGTAGGTTCGCTGATTAAAAATCCGGGAGGAGGCATTGCTTTGTCCGGTGGGTATGTAGTCGGCAAAAAGACTGTAATCGATAGGATTGCAAATCGTTTGACAGCGCCGGGAGTCGGTAGGGAAATAGGTCTTACATATGGAACAACCAGAAATACTCTACAGGGGCTTTTTTTCGCACCGCACATAGTATCAGAAGCCTTGAAAGGTGCTGTGCTTTTTGGCGAATTATTCAGCTCATTGGGGTTTGAAGTTACACCATCCCGAGATGATAGCAGAAGCGATATAATTCAAGCAATTAAGTTTAATAATGAAGACATGGTAGTAAAAATTTGCGAAGCGATACAAGCTGCATCTCCTGTTGATTCTCACGTATCACCGGTTCCATGGGATATGCCCGGATATACGAACAAGGTTATAATGGCATCCGGTGCTTTTGTGTCAGGCTCATCAATTGAATTGAGCGCAGACGCGCCCATAAGGCCGCCATATATTGTTTATATTCAGGGAGGCCTGTTTTATGACCACGCAAAGCTTGGAGCAATGATATGTCTCCAAAAACTTATGGAATATGAAGATATTAAGGAAAAAATAACTGCAAATTTATAA
- the lexA gene encoding transcriptional repressor LexA has product MNFEGLSDKQIKILKYIKNELNLRGYPPSIREICKAVGLSSTSSVHAHLNTLEEKGYIKKGNNKRRALELIDVDDICSNMPKKEVINVPIIGTVTAGQPILAVENVDDSLPISIDFVGNKESFVLKVKGESMIEAGILNGDFVVVNSQNVANNGEIVVALIDDEATVKTFYKEKDHIRLQPQNSLMDPILVKEAHILGVVKAVVRKY; this is encoded by the coding sequence ATGAATTTTGAAGGCTTAAGTGATAAGCAAATTAAAATATTAAAATACATAAAAAATGAACTGAACCTGAGGGGCTATCCTCCATCCATACGTGAAATATGTAAAGCTGTAGGTTTGAGTTCCACTTCTTCCGTGCACGCACATCTTAATACATTAGAAGAAAAAGGATATATAAAAAAAGGAAATAATAAGCGAAGAGCTTTAGAGCTGATAGACGTTGATGATATATGCTCCAACATGCCTAAAAAAGAAGTAATAAATGTTCCTATAATAGGAACCGTAACAGCAGGACAACCTATACTTGCCGTTGAAAATGTTGATGACTCCCTACCTATTTCGATTGATTTTGTTGGCAACAAAGAATCTTTTGTATTAAAGGTGAAGGGTGAAAGTATGATTGAAGCTGGAATATTAAACGGCGATTTTGTTGTAGTTAATTCTCAAAATGTTGCAAATAACGGAGAGATTGTTGTTGCTCTCATTGATGATGAGGCAACTGTAAAAACATTTTATAAAGAAAAGGATCATATAAGACTTCAGCCACAAAACAGTCTGATGGATCCAATATTAGTTAAAGAAGCTCATATTCTTGGGGTTGTTAAGGCAGTAGTAAGAAAATACTAA
- a CDS encoding methyl-accepting chemotaxis protein: MSFFKGILKDNTINSGKSNLKNKQDKSTKGSTELSSNKKAAYVFKGVFNIATMISDFDLRLSFFGNKIKNSSDKLSEMFSKVASSSEEISTSTAQIIDANTELSQTIGQISEDIVSLNQTTIKSNEILDSIKAENVEMMAFSKDMEQSVHDLLNVISKINESVRSINDISDHTNLLSLNASIEAARAGEAGKGFAVVAEEIRMLSETTRKLTSNIDELLVEVNNASNRSNDSVSKTLNSIGKVSGSIDTVSASMDESTRSTGQIANRISDIAQTSNNINSSLQESSSALESINNDIQNLSESAEELNIISNSINEVSASMLKIENTVSELALTSGEMVNSKICGLSNEDFIETVRNAINAHKAWIVNVKKMADKMQIIPIQTDEHKCGFGHFYYSVKPSSEKLSELWERIELLHHDLHKTGDSVISYINNNDQTGADSSVLKAEELSDKIIEILEQMINVTKEMNSSNESVF; this comes from the coding sequence ATGTCATTTTTTAAAGGAATATTAAAGGATAATACAATTAATTCAGGAAAATCGAACCTGAAAAATAAGCAGGATAAATCAACCAAAGGCTCAACTGAGCTAAGCTCAAATAAAAAGGCCGCCTATGTGTTTAAAGGAGTTTTTAATATTGCAACTATGATAAGTGATTTTGATCTTCGGCTTTCTTTTTTTGGCAATAAGATTAAAAATTCATCTGACAAATTAAGCGAAATGTTCTCAAAAGTTGCTTCTTCTTCTGAAGAAATTTCAACTTCCACAGCTCAAATTATAGATGCAAATACGGAGCTGTCTCAAACTATAGGCCAGATTTCAGAAGATATAGTGTCTCTGAATCAAACAACTATAAAAAGCAATGAAATTCTTGACAGTATAAAAGCAGAAAATGTTGAAATGATGGCTTTCTCCAAAGATATGGAACAAAGTGTACATGACCTTTTAAATGTTATAAGTAAAATTAACGAATCTGTGAGAAGTATAAACGATATATCAGATCATACAAATCTTTTATCACTGAATGCGTCGATAGAAGCTGCAAGAGCAGGAGAAGCAGGTAAAGGATTTGCTGTTGTAGCAGAAGAAATCAGAATGCTTTCTGAGACAACAAGAAAACTTACATCAAACATAGATGAATTGCTTGTGGAAGTAAATAACGCTTCAAACAGAAGCAACGACAGTGTTTCAAAAACTCTTAATTCTATCGGCAAAGTAAGCGGAAGCATAGATACAGTCTCCGCATCCATGGATGAAAGCACACGTTCTACAGGGCAAATCGCAAATCGAATTTCTGATATAGCCCAAACCAGTAATAATATTAATTCTTCTCTCCAGGAGTCATCTTCAGCTTTAGAGTCTATAAACAATGATATACAAAACCTTTCTGAATCTGCAGAAGAACTTAATATTATAAGCAATTCCATAAACGAAGTCTCGGCTTCCATGCTAAAAATTGAAAATACTGTTAGCGAGCTTGCATTAACTTCCGGCGAGATGGTTAACAGTAAAATTTGCGGCCTTTCAAATGAAGACTTTATTGAAACAGTAAGAAATGCAATAAATGCTCATAAAGCTTGGATAGTTAATGTTAAAAAGATGGCAGACAAAATGCAAATTATTCCAATTCAAACAGATGAGCACAAATGTGGTTTTGGACATTTTTATTATTCTGTCAAGCCTTCATCAGAAAAGCTGTCAGAATTATGGGAAAGAATTGAGCTTCTACATCATGACCTTCATAAGACAGGCGACTCTGTTATCAGCTATATTAATAATAATGATCAAACCGGAGCTGATTCCTCCGTTCTAAAAGCGGAAGAACTTTCAGATAAAATTATTGAAATACTTGAGCAAATGATTAATGTTACAAAAGAAATGAATTCTTCAAATGAATCAGTTTTTTAA
- a CDS encoding tyrosine recombinase XerC, translating to MYIDYSRLCPAPMSDFLEYMLSIKGRSEKTVSEYFLDLRTFYRFMALRYKLCSESDEFNDIDINVITLDVLKKISIMDLHAFVGFIDRERNNSNRTKARKIACLRSFFKYLYSIVKLIPSNPAVDLETPKKNSRLPVALTLDESKSMLSSIKGSNEKRDYAIIILFLNCGLRLSELIGINIDKIKGDTLTVVGKGNKERTIYLNDICIKAIEDYLAVRPDAKPGHENALFISNRRTRFTQRGVQHMVEKYLAESGLSGMHYSPHKLRHTAATLMYQYGHVDIRTLQELLGHESVSTTQIYTHIDKKQLRDAVKINPLNDETT from the coding sequence ATGTATATAGATTACAGCAGGCTGTGCCCTGCTCCCATGAGCGATTTTTTAGAGTACATGCTGTCTATTAAAGGAAGATCTGAAAAGACGGTAAGTGAATATTTTCTGGATCTCAGAACTTTTTATCGCTTCATGGCGTTACGGTACAAATTATGCTCTGAAAGCGATGAGTTTAATGATATAGATATTAATGTTATAACACTTGATGTTTTGAAAAAAATAAGCATCATGGATTTGCACGCTTTTGTGGGTTTCATAGACAGAGAGAGAAACAATTCAAATAGGACAAAGGCAAGGAAAATAGCGTGCCTCAGATCTTTTTTTAAATATTTATATTCCATAGTTAAACTTATTCCTTCGAATCCTGCAGTAGATTTGGAGACTCCTAAAAAAAATAGCAGGCTTCCTGTAGCTCTTACATTGGACGAATCAAAAAGCATGCTATCATCTATTAAGGGATCAAATGAAAAACGAGATTATGCGATAATAATTTTATTTTTAAACTGTGGATTGCGTCTTTCAGAGCTTATCGGCATAAATATTGATAAAATTAAGGGAGATACGCTGACTGTGGTTGGAAAAGGAAACAAGGAACGAACAATATATTTGAATGACATTTGTATAAAAGCAATTGAAGATTATCTTGCTGTCCGTCCTGACGCAAAGCCTGGGCACGAAAATGCTTTATTTATAAGCAACCGCAGAACTAGGTTCACTCAAAGAGGCGTGCAACATATGGTTGAAAAATATTTAGCAGAGTCAGGGTTGTCAGGTATGCATTATTCTCCGCATAAGTTGCGCCATACTGCAGCAACACTAATGTACCAATATGGTCATGTTGACATTCGTACTCTTCAAGAACTCCTTGGACACGAAAGTGTCTCCACAACTCAGATTTATACTCATATTGATAAAAAACAACTTCGCGATGCCGTTAAAATTAATCCTTTGAATGATGAAACTACATAG